CCACACCCGCCGTCGTGCCTCCGGGATCTGTGGCAAGCTGTTCTTCTGTCAGTCCCATTGCTTCTGCGGCGCGGCGGGAGAGGATGCGGGATCGTGCCCCGCTGTCCAGAAGAGCCGTCAGGTCGTGACCATCCAGTCTGACGCGGAGAACCATCCGATGACCGCGTTCCTCGGCGTCAAGGCTTTGCCATGCGACGCCGGGTAGAGGAGGCGGCTCTACAGAACAGGCATCAGTCTTGCGACCGGGAGCGTTCCACATGGCGACACGACCATGCGGCGCGTCGATCTCCAGCACGTCCTGCGCCAGCACGTCGCCACCAAGCAGACCTTCAACAGGAGGGGTGATATTCGGGCGGCTGGGCAGAAACCCGAGCGGCATGGAAACCGGTCCAAATCCTGAACTGCCAACTTGCAGGCTGGGAATGATGACATTCGGCACAACGCCGGCCGAGCCGCCAGTGCCGCTGACATGAGTCAAGGCGTTCGGGTCTTCCGGCAGTTTCATGAACCGCGCGAACCACGGCGAAATCAGACTGCCTTCCGAACCCGTATCGACAATGAAGCTGACAGTCCGCCCGGCGACCGTCACGGGCGCGGACAGAAAGCCCAGATCATTCCGTAAAGGCGCTTCCATGACCGGTGTCAGTGGACAGGGCGCAGCGCAAGCCGTTGATACTGCGAGCGCCTGTAAAGCAAGGCCTGTCAAAAGGGAGTGGAGGCGCGTCATGCTTTAACCCAGATGCTCCGCAAAGCGATCCGTGGCGTGGATAAGCGCTGACAGGATACCCGGTTCGGACAGCGCGTGCCCGGCGTCGTCGATCAGTTGAAAATCCGCTTCCGGCCATGCCTTGTGCAGATCCCATGCTGTCCGCACAGGGGTGGCGATGTCGTAGCGGCCCTGCACAATGACTGTCGGAATATGACGGATACGGTCTACATCGCGGATCAGTTGGCCTTCCGCCAGCCAGCCTGCATTGACGAAGTAATGGTTCTCGATGCGGGAGAAGGCGAGGGCGTAGACCGGGTCTTCATGCTGTTTCACCATATTCGGATCGGGCAGCAGGGTGAGAGTGGACCCCTCCCAGACCGACCATGCAATGGCTGCTTTTTCGCGTTCGACCGGATCATCACCTGTCAGGCGGCGGTTATAGGCCGCCATGAGGTCGTCACGTTCCTCTTCGGGGATAGGAGCGAGAAATGCATCCCATTTGTCCGGGTAAAGCCATGCGCCGCCGCCCTGATAATACCAGAGCAGTTCTTCGCGTCGCAGTGTGAAGATGCCGCGCAATGCCAATGCTTTCACGCGATCAGGATGCGTCTCCGCATAGGCCAGCGCCAGCGTCGATCCCCACGATCCGCCAAAAACCACCCATTGCTCGACGCCGATCATCTCCCGCAGGCGTTCGATATCGGCGACCAGATGCCATGTCGTGTTGTTCTCAAGGGAAGCATGGGGCGTCGAGCGCCCGCACCCACGCTGGTCGAACAGCAGGATGTCATAACGTGCCGGGTCGAACATGCGGCGCTGCATCGGCGAGCAGCCACCACCGGGGCCGCCATGCAGGAACACGACGGGCAGGCCGCCCGGCGTTCCGCACCGCTCCCAGTAGACCAGATGACCTTCACCCGTATCGAGATGACCGTGTGCGTAGGGCTCGATGGGCGGATAAAGAGTGCGGGTGGCGGTCATCATCGGTCTCCGGCAGTTTTCGAGGCGCGAGGGTGGGCTTTCTGCCAGACATCCAGCAGAAGGGCTTCATCGGCAAGGGTATAGCGTTGCGTCGTGGACAGGCTGGCGTGGCCAAGCAACTCCTGAATCACACGAAGATCCGCGCCACCTTCCATCATATGAGTGGCGAAGGAGTGGCGCAGCGCGTGAGGTGTGGCGTGCTCGGGCAGACCTTCACTTTTCCGCCATTGCCGCATGGCTTTCTGTGCGACGGCGGCGTTCAGGCGTCCGCCACGCACGCCGGGAAACAGTGGTTCGTTCCGGGATGGTGAAGGGTGAAAGCCTCGCCAGCGTGTCAGGGCTTCGGATACGCGCGGGAGCAGTGGCACAAGTCGCTCCTTGTTGCCTTTGCCGCGGATGCGGAACACGCCGGTCGAAAGGGCTTCGTCAAAATCTCCGACATTCAGGCCGAGTCCTTCTGAAATCCGCAGGCCGCCACCGTAAAGCAGGAGAAACAACGCCTTGTCCCGCTCCTGCGCCATGCTGTTCACTTCCAGCATGCCGATTCCTTCGCCAGCTTCCAGCGCCTCGGCGACGGGAAGCGGACGAGGCAGCGGTTTTTTGGTGCGCGGCGTGGCGAGCAGGCTTGGCGCGGGGTTTTCCACGCCTTTATGCCGGGCGAGAAAGCGGAAGAAGGAACGCAGCGCCGAGACCCGGCGGGAACGGGTGCGCGCCGATTTGTCGCGGGTCGTCGGACGCTGGCCGGGGCGGGGCGTCAGTGCCTGTGTCTGCTCATGCGCCAGCCAGGCACGCAGATCGGAAAGGCTGGCTGCGCCAAGGGTGGCGAGCGTGGGTTCCTCGCCATGATGGGTGGTCAGAAAGCCGAGAAAACGGGACAGGTCGCCCTGATAGGCGTCGATGGTGTGCTGTGACGCACCGCGTTCGGCGGTCATCCACGCGAGAAACTCTTGCAGGGCGTCATGGGCCTTCAAAGCACATTTCTCCGAAGGAGGGCGAGACAGGACGCCGTGAAGAAGGTAGAGAGAGCCATCATGGTGCAGAGCAGCCTACTGGAACCTTTGCCTTCGCGAAAGCGCGTGTCTGTCCTGCTGCCACTGCCGTTTCCCTGTGCGCTGGATTATGCCGTTCCGCAGTCGCTGGCTGACACGCTCGCTCCCGGCGATGTGGTGGTCGTGCCGCTCGGTGGACGGCGGGAAACCGGCGTGGTCTGGGAAGAGACGGCGCTTCCCGTCGACCTCGCGCCGCCGCCGCCGCCTGAAATTGCTGCGTCCCGTCTGCGCCCGATCAAGGAACGTCTCGATCTGCCGCCGCTGTCCGCAGAACTCCGGCAGTTTATCGACTGGGTCGCAGCCTATACGCTTGCGCCGCCGGGCATGGTGCTGGCAATGGCGCTGCGTTCCCATCTGCGCGGCGAGCAGACAGCGCCTGCTGTGGGGTGGGTGCGTGTTGGAGAGCCGCCTGAGTCGTTGCGGATGACACCGGCCCGACGCGCTGTGCTGGACGCCCTGCCGCAGGGTGCTCCGCCGGTGACAATGGCGGAGCTGACGGAGAAGGCTGGTGTCGGTGTGTCGGTCGTGCGTGGTCTGGCGGATGCTGGCGTTCTGAAAAGCATGCTGATGGGGCCGGTCTCTCCTTTTGCGGAACCAGATCCTTTTCATAATCCGCCCGTTCTGGAGGGCGATCAGGCAACTGCGGCTACCGGGTTGCGGGCGCGGGTCGAGGAGCGTGTATTTTCCGCGACCCTGCTCGAGGGCGTGACCGGCTCCGGCAAGACCGAGATCTATCTGGAAGCGGTGGCGGAATGTCTGGCGCAGGGGCGGCAGGCGCTGGTTCTGCTGCCCGAAATCGCTCTGTCAGCCCAGTGGATGGACCGTTTCGCCCGACGGTTCGGTGTGCGCCCGGCGGTCTGGCATTCCGAGATCGGTCAGAAGGCCCGTCGTCTGACATGGGCGGCCTGCGAGGATGGTTCGGCCAGGGTTATTGTTGGTGCGCGATCGGCTCTGTTCATGCCGTTCCGCGATCTGGGTCTTGTGATTGTTGATGAAGAACACGAGGCTGTTTTCAAGCAGGAAGATGGCGTCACCTACAACGCCCGCGACATGGCGGTCGTGCGGGCACGACTGGCGAAGGCTCCGATTGTGTTGGCTTCGGCAACGCCAAGCCTTGAGACACTGAACAATGTCGAGACCGGACGCTATCGGCATCTGGTTCTGACAGCGCGGCATGGTGGTGCGTCCATGCCGGAAACGCATCTGATCGACATGCGGGAAAATCCGCCACCGCGAGGGCTGTTTCTCTCACCTGTGCTGGTGGAGGCAGTAAAAGCACGGCTCGGGCGTGGCGAGCAGGCCATGCTGTTCCTGAACCGTCGTGGTTATGCGCCGCTGACGCTGTGCCGGACCTGTGGCCATCGGATGGAGTGCCCACATTGCACGTCATGGCTGGTCGAGCATCGGAAAAAGCGCGTTCTGGCCTGTCATTACTGTGAACATACCGAACCTGTTCCCCATGCCTGTCCGACATGCGGGGCAGAGGACAGCCTGACAGCCATCGGTCCGGGGATCGAGCGGATAACGGAAGAGGCCCGCAGCGAATTTCCCGATGCGCGGATCATGGTGATGGCCAGCGACACGATCAGCGGCCCTGCCGCCACGGCGGAGGCTGTCGGCAGGATTTCTCGCCGGGAAGTGGATCTCATCATTGGCACGCAGATTGTCGCCAAGGGCTGGCATTTTCCGCATCTGACGCTTGTGGGGGTGGTGGATGCCGACCTTGGGCTTGGTGGCGCGGATCTAAGGGCAGGGGAGCGGACGATGCAGCTTCTGCATCAGGTCGCCGGGCGCGCAGGACGTGCGGAAGCGCCGGGCGAGGTGCTGCTCCAGAGTTTTACGCCGGAACATCCGGTCATGCAGGCATTGGTTTCGGGTGACTTCGCCGCGTTCATGGCGGAAGAGGCCGATCAGCGCAAACCGGGCTTCTGGCCACCTTTTGGTCGTCTGGCGGCGCTGATCGTCAGTTCGGAAAACGCCGATGCCGCCGATAATGCCGCACGGCAACTCGGTGTTTCCGCGCCGCATGGCAACGGGGTCGAAGTACTCGGTCCAGTTCCTGCGCCGATTGCCGTATTGCGCGGTCGGCATCGGCGGCGGTTGCTGCTGCGGACGCACCGGAATATCGCCGTGCAGCCAATCCTGCGCCGCTGGCTGGGTCAGGTGACGTTGACGAGTGCGGTGCGTGTGGACGTGGATGTGGACCCGATTTCGTTTATGTGAAGCATGATAATTCTCACATCCGTCAAAAAATTTAATAATTAAAAATATTATTTATTAAAGTTTTCGCGAATTTATAGTCTGGTTTACTCCTATAGAAGCGAGATAGGGGAAAAGTTTAGAGCTAAGTTTTTCAGCTAAATTTGAAAAATCACATGTACCATAATCTATATCTTTCTTGAAATAACGGTAAATCCCGAGGCTATAGACACAATTAATAATACATTGATTAATTATATCAAGGTCCTTGTCTTTTAAATTGAAAATTATTTTTTCATCTTTTTTTACTATAGGGGATACATAAATAGCGCAGGATGTCTCAAATATTTCTTCTATAGATTAGCAAATAAGCATCTCTACTTCTCCAACGGAGATATTTTGAAAAATGATGGCGATAAGAAACTGTCTTAATGATACAGCCTCATCGCAGGTTAGATGCAAATCCATGGTTAATATATCCGTTTATATGCTGCTCTGATCTCGCAAGAATTGAACGATACTTGTGATAACAATGTCAATGATTTTATTTAATATGTTTTCGATTATGTATTTATAAGTGACAAATAAGCAGAGTCAAATTGCGTTATTTTATGAGCATTTATTCCACATCCCCCAATAGCCGTGAAGCGGCCGCCGCTGCTGCTGCCCGTCCACTGAAACCCGCCTTGTTATAAAGCTGTTCCGTATGTTTATCGATCGTGCGAGGGCTGATACTGAGGATTTCAGCAATATCACGGCTACTCTTGCCACGGCTGATCCAGAGAAGCACTTCCGCCTCCCGTGCGCTGAGACCGAATTTTTCCTGTAGAATCTGCTCTGGCCGATCCAGCTGAAAGGCGATGGAGAACAGCCATTCCTGCGGCCCATCTCGTCCGATAAACGTGACGCGTAGAACACCATTCTGGTAAGGACTGGTGAAAATGACCTGTCCGGGTTCCGATTTTTTTCTGACAAATTCAGAGAAACTCTCGGGAGAAGATAACTGCGCCAGAAATTCTGCGGCTTTGGGGGTGGACCAGAGTAGTTCACCGCTGTCATCCAGAGCGAAGAAGCGTCTGCCCACGCTATCCAGTGCCGCATGAGCAGTCCGGATACGACGTGCTGCAATCAGGTGAATTTCAATGCGTGCCAGAACTTCCGCGAAATGAAATGGTTTGGTCACATAATCAGTGGCGCCAGCTTCAAAAGCCCGTAGGACATGTTCGATTTCTGTCAGGCCGGTCATGAAGATGACGGGTAGAGCGTTGAGTGTGGCATCTGCTTTCATGCTGCGGCAGACATCCCATCCACTCAGTCCCGGCATGATCGCATCGACCAGTACGAGATCGGGGAGGGTCCGGTTCATGACTTCAAAGGCGCTGTCACCGGATTGCGCCAGAAGAACCGAGTAACCGGCATTTGTCAGAGCTTCATCCATCATGCCGAGAGCGGCAGGATCGTCATCAATCACGAGAAGAGTGGAGCGGGAGGATGTTTCACGTGTCATGCGGGAAGGTCCTCCAGTAAACGTCTGACAGTCTCAAGTTGATAAGTGCGGGCTGCTTCCTGAATAGGGGCAAGAGTCGTGACAAGATGGGGGTGACTGTTGCAAAGAAGGTCAAGTTTCTGTCGTAAAAGACGGACGTTTCCTGAATTGATCAATTCAGTGAGTTCCATTTTCTCATCGAGCGTCAAGGGAGTGTCCGATACAGCGGATAGCCGGGTGTTTTCAGAATGAAGCACAGCTTCATCTTCTGCTGTCGATATTGGAAGAATTTCACCTGAAAGATCATTATTTTCAGAATCGAAAATCCATTTGATATCCAGAAGCCGTCCGATTTCATCGAGGAGAGTCTGAAAGTCCACGGGTTTCGGCAGGACCGTGCAGTCATCCAGAGAGGGAACGCGCCGTGACGCCAGTTCGGTGACATTGCCGGTGAGAAAGAGCAGGGGAAGATGGCCTGCGCTGGTTTCCCGGATACGCAGCGCCAGTTCCCGTCCATCCATGCCCGGCATGGAAAGATCGAGAATGATCAGGTCCGGTAGGTCTGCTTTCAGAAGTTCGAGACATTCAATGCCGCCTGAGACATCGCGGACGTTGAAATGTCTGGAGCCAAGAAATTCATGCATCATGCGCCGGTGGGCAGCATTATCATCGACCACGAGTATGGTTTTACATGAGCCTTCATAGCCTGATGGCAGCCCCTGAAGAGCCGGAGCTGCATCTTCAGCCCGATCGGACAGGAGCAACCGCACTCGGAAACGTGTTCCGTGTCCCACTTCACTCATCAGGGTGAGTTCTCCTCCCAGAATGTGGGTGAGAAGCCGTGTGATGGTCAGCCCAAGACCTGTGCCCGGCACGGCGTCTCCTGCAGCTCTTTCGAAAGGCTCGAAAATCCGTTCCTGATCAACGAGCGCAATTCCGGGGCCTGTATCTTCAATGATGAATTCAGCAATCTGGCCGCGCCAGTTTACCGTGAATGTTACCGAGCCTGACTGGGTGAATTTTACGGCATTGGAAAGCAGGTTCAGCAGGATCTGACGCAGACGATGCTCATCTCCCATCACTACAGGTGGCAGATATCCAGGATGATAATGGAAATCCAGCTTTTTGGCGCGTGCTTGTGGCCGCACCATCTGCACAACGGTATTGAGAAACTGGCTCAGAGCGATCCTGTCGCTATAAAGCTCGATGCGACCGGCTTCAATTTTGGAAATATCGAGAAGTCCTGTCAGAAGTCCCGTCATATGCTCACCACTTTCCCGCATGGTGCGTAGAACGTCCTGCCGGTCTGTAGGAATGCGATGATCGTTCTGAAGGATCTGCGTGTAGCCCATGATGGTGTTCAGGGGGGCTCTGATTTCGTGACTGATTCCACTCAGATAACGGGTTTTTGCAAGGCTGGCGGCCTCGGCCTTTTCCCGCGCCCGTTTGAGGGCTTCATCCGTGCGTTGGTGGGCACGGATCTCGTTCATCAGCAGATGAGTCTGGCGACGGGTTTCTTCACCTGCGGCCTGTCGTCCATCCTGTCCGAGGACGACGAGCCAGGATGTCAGAACGACAAGAAAAAACAGAAGGAGATAAGTGTGATTATGAGCAAACGAGCTGTCTCCAATCAGCAGCATTGCCGCTGTGCCCAGTCCTGCAAAAAGAAAAAAACGTCCTTTTGTAGATAGAAGAAAACTCTTTATTTTTCTGGGAAACAATTCAAACGGAAGGCTGAACTGTTGTCTCAGATGCGTGACGGGTGGTTTGCAGCGATCATTGCAGCGTGCGTCCAGTGAACAGCAGAGCGAGCAGATCGCCCCTCCATAAGCCGGGCAGCGGGCCATGTCGGTCGCTTCAAAACTATGTTCACAAATCACGCATTTCATGGAGTGGCGTGTGTTCCAGTCGGCAGGCGCCCGGCGTGCGAGATAGGTTCTCCCACCTGTCAACGCTGCAAGAAAGGGTGTCACCAGAAAGGACAGACCTAACGCGATGAACGGTGAAAAAGCTGCGGCATAAGGCCCGAAATAACCGTCAGTGCAGAGAATCCCTGTCACAGCGCCTGTAAGAGCCGCTCCCAGTCCCACGGGGTTGATGTCTGGCAGAAGGGCGCGCTTGAATTCAACAAAAGAGGGGCTGAGTTTGAGAGGTTTGCAAAGCACGATGTCGGCGAGGATGGGGCCGATCCATGCTGCCGCAAGGTCCGCATACAGCACGATGCCGGTCTCAATGGTGCTGACCAGTCCTGCAAGCATGAGAAGGAGGGCAAGAGCTACCGTGAACAGGACATAGAACACCCGTCCTGGATGGGAATGTGTCAGGCGTGAAAAGAAGTTCGACCAGGCGAGAGAGCCGGCATAGGCGTTGGTGATGTTGATCTTGAACTGGGCGACGATGACGAGTGCTGCGGTGGCGAGCGTAGCGAATGGCGGTGACAGAAATGTTCCGTAGGCGAGCCTGTACATCTGTTGCGGCTGCACGGAGCGTTCGGGGGAAAAACCGGCATGAAGAACGGCCCATGCCAGAAAAGATCCGGCGAAAAGTTTTGCGGCGTCAAATACGATCCACCCTGGTCCACCCGCGATCAGTGCACACCACCAGCCAAACCGGTTGTCTCGGGAGAGTGTCGGCATGAAACGCAGAAAATCGACCTGTTCCGCACTCTGGCAGATCAGCACAAACATGATGGACGCCGCACTGCCGATGGCGAAGATATTGACGGGCTGGGTGGAGGCCAATCCCTTGAACTGAACCCAGTCACCAACCCAGTCCGGGTGAGCGTAGAGAATGGCGATCAGCGGAATAAGGTTGAGTGCGAACCACAGGGGCAGGGAGAAGATCTGGAACCGTGCAATAAAACGGAATCCGCCGGTCACCAGTGGAATGACAAGGAGAGCCGCAAGACAGCAGGCGATGGTATGAGAAATACCGGGAATCTGCTCCAGTAACGCAGCCAGAATGGCGGCCTCGATCCCGAAGAAAATGAAGGTGAAACTCGCATAGATCAGCGAGGTGAGGGTCGAGCCGATATAGCCGAACCCCGTGCCGCGTGTAAGCAGATCGATGTCGAGACCGCTGCGCGCGGCGGTGGCGCAGATCGGCAGACTGACCAGAAAGATCACTACGCTGACAAAGAGAATGGCAAGCGCAGTGTTGGAAAAGCCGAACGCCATGGTCAGCGTGCCGCCGATGGCTTCAAGCGCCAGAAAGGAGATGGAGCCGAGCGCCGTCAGGGCTGCCCGCAAGGGTGTCGCAGCCCGGGCGGAACGGGCTGTAAAGCGCAGGGCGTAATCCTCGAGCGACTGGTCGGCTGCCCAACGGTTATAGTCGCGCCGCATGCGTACGATGCGTAATGGCCTCATGGCTGGGCGCCTGGGCACCCGGACAACTGCTCCTGCATCTCTGTTTTCCTTTGCATCTCTCATGCCAGATGCGACATCGTAATAAACTACGCAAGTTTGCGTATGGGAAAATCTGCGCTGATAGGGATGCTTATGTTAGTATCAGAAGGACAGAGGCCATGACGACGTCGCCGCGTTTCTCCCGCCGTGATTTTACGAAATTCAGTCTCGCTGCATCTGCCGCGATGCTCGCCGGTGTGAAAGGTGCCGCTGCAGCCCCGAAAGGCGAGCCGATCCGCATTGGCGTGCTGCATTCCCTGTCCGGAACCATGGCCATCAGCGAGACCACGCTGAAAGACGTCATCCTGATGCTGGTCGAGTTGCAGAATCGTAAAGGCGGCGTGCTTGGACGTCCGCTGGAAGCGGTCGTGGTTGATCCGGCCTCCAACTGGCCGCTGTTCGCGGAGAAAGCCCGTCAGCTTCTTGCCGTGGACAAGGTGGCGTCTGTGTTCGGTTGCTGGACCAGCGTGTCCCGCAAGTCGGTGCTGCCGGTGTTCGAGGAACTCAACGGCATTCTGTTCTACCCCGTGCAGTATGAAGGGCAGGAGTGCAGCCGCAATGTGTTCTACACTGGGGCCGCCCCCAACCAGCAGGCCATTCCGGCTGTGGACTATCTTCTCAGCGCCGATGGCGGCGGAGCGAAGCGTTTCGCATTGATCGGCACGGACTACGTCTATCCGCGCACAACAAACCAGATTCTCCAGAATTACCTGAAATCCAAAGGCATCGCGGACGCCGACATCATGGTGAACTACACGCCGTTCGGACAGTCCGACTGGCAGACCATCGTGTCCCAGCTCAAGGCGTTCGGTTCCGCGGGTAAGAAAACAGCCGTCGTATCCACCATCAATGGTGACGCCAATGTCCCGTTCTATAAGGAACTGGGCGCACAGGGCATCACGGCCACGGATATTCCGGTCATGGCCTTCAGTGTTGGCGAGGAAGAACTGGCGGGTATGGATACCAAGCCGCTCGTCGGCCAACTCGCCGCCTGGAACTATTTCGAGAGCATCGATAGTCCCGCCAACAAGTCCTTCATCAAGGAGTGGCATACCTACACGAAGAACCCGAAGCGCACGACGAACGATCCGATGGAAGCCTCCTATATCGGCTTCAATCTGTGGGTGCAGGCGGTCGAGAAGGTCGGTTCCACCGATCATGACAAGGTTATCGACGCGATGGTCGGTCTGAAGCAGGCCAACCTGACGGGCGGCACGGCGAAGGTTCTGCCAAACCATCACATCACGAAGCCGGTCTATATCGGCGAGATTCAGGATGACGGGCAGTTCAACGTCGTCTGGCAGACGCCGAAGGAAGTGCCGGGCATGGCCTGGTCGCCTTACGTGGCCGAGACGAAGAACCTGATCGGCGACTGGACCAAGCCCATCAACTGCGGAAATTACGACACGGTCAAAAAAGCCTGTCTCGGAGCAAAGCATGGCTGACGTTGCGATGTCGGGTCCGGCAGCTCTTTCCGGCCGGAAACTGTGGAACGGTGCGCGGGGTATCTTCGCCGCCGTCCTTCTGAGCCTGCTTTTCATCCAGCCTGATAGCGCCCGGGCTGATGAAGATGCATTCGCCGGGCTTGCGACAACGCAGTTCAACACCATCGCTTCATCAGTCGATCAGATCGCGCAGCAGGGAGGGCCCAGAGCTCTCCCTGTTCTGCGTGCTCTGGCCGACAAGAAACTTTTTGCCGCCAGTGAAGGCGACGCTCTGTTCATCCGTAAGGGCGACAGTTGGGAGGATGCCCGTTCCGGTGTTCCCGCTACCCCGGATGAGACGACGCTGCGGCCTGTAAGGGTCAATAATCGTGTCAGACTTGCCGTTGCGGCAGCCGAGGCTGAACTGGAACTCGTTTCCGGCACGCCTGCGGAAAGACAGGCTTCCGCAACGGTGTTCTACCAGCGCCACGATCCGGCCATGCTGCCTGCCATCGACAAGGCGCTGTCAAAAACTGATGACGCCACCCTGAAGGATACATTGCTTAACGCCCGTGCGGCGGCTCTGCTCAGTCCCGGCGCTCCGGCGTCTGACGCACAGGCCCAGCAACAGGCTGTCGCCAAACTCAGGGCGGCAGGCGGTCTTGATGCCCGCGGCATTCTGGCTCAGGCCTCAACAGAGGAGACGCTTGACCCAGCAACACGCAAAGCTGCGGAAGAAGCGGTTTCCTCAATCGACTTCGAGCTGAGACTGTGGGGTTTCGGGCAGGACGCCTTTTACGGCATGAGTCTGGGTTCCGTGTTGCTGCTGGCCGCGATGGGGCTCGCCATCACATTCGGCGTCATGGGTGTGATCAACATGGCTCATGGCGAACTGATGATGATCGGCGCCTACACGA
The Acetobacter aceti genome window above contains:
- a CDS encoding aspartyl protease family protein; the protein is MTRLHSLLTGLALQALAVSTACAAPCPLTPVMEAPLRNDLGFLSAPVTVAGRTVSFIVDTGSEGSLISPWFARFMKLPEDPNALTHVSGTGGSAGVVPNVIIPSLQVGSSGFGPVSMPLGFLPSRPNITPPVEGLLGGDVLAQDVLEIDAPHGRVAMWNAPGRKTDACSVEPPPLPGVAWQSLDAEERGHRMVLRVRLDGHDLTALLDSGARSRILSRRAAEAMGLTEEQLATDPGGTTAGVDGKESVYRWHKFHSLTIGQETEYNPVLTVSAVSEQSVDMLLGSDWFATRHVWIFYRHGRIFVNSTTTGRKDEKAKSRSGPSVSDKKETKKFL
- a CDS encoding ATP-binding protein: MRPLRIVRMRRDYNRWAADQSLEDYALRFTARSARAATPLRAALTALGSISFLALEAIGGTLTMAFGFSNTALAILFVSVVIFLVSLPICATAARSGLDIDLLTRGTGFGYIGSTLTSLIYASFTFIFFGIEAAILAALLEQIPGISHTIACCLAALLVIPLVTGGFRFIARFQIFSLPLWFALNLIPLIAILYAHPDWVGDWVQFKGLASTQPVNIFAIGSAASIMFVLICQSAEQVDFLRFMPTLSRDNRFGWWCALIAGGPGWIVFDAAKLFAGSFLAWAVLHAGFSPERSVQPQQMYRLAYGTFLSPPFATLATAALVIVAQFKINITNAYAGSLAWSNFFSRLTHSHPGRVFYVLFTVALALLLMLAGLVSTIETGIVLYADLAAAWIGPILADIVLCKPLKLSPSFVEFKRALLPDINPVGLGAALTGAVTGILCTDGYFGPYAAAFSPFIALGLSFLVTPFLAALTGGRTYLARRAPADWNTRHSMKCVICEHSFEATDMARCPAYGGAICSLCCSLDARCNDRCKPPVTHLRQQFSLPFELFPRKIKSFLLSTKGRFFLFAGLGTAAMLLIGDSSFAHNHTYLLLFFLVVLTSWLVVLGQDGRQAAGEETRRQTHLLMNEIRAHQRTDEALKRAREKAEAASLAKTRYLSGISHEIRAPLNTIMGYTQILQNDHRIPTDRQDVLRTMRESGEHMTGLLTGLLDISKIEAGRIELYSDRIALSQFLNTVVQMVRPQARAKKLDFHYHPGYLPPVVMGDEHRLRQILLNLLSNAVKFTQSGSVTFTVNWRGQIAEFIIEDTGPGIALVDQERIFEPFERAAGDAVPGTGLGLTITRLLTHILGGELTLMSEVGHGTRFRVRLLLSDRAEDAAPALQGLPSGYEGSCKTILVVDDNAAHRRMMHEFLGSRHFNVRDVSGGIECLELLKADLPDLIILDLSMPGMDGRELALRIRETSAGHLPLLFLTGNVTELASRRVPSLDDCTVLPKPVDFQTLLDEIGRLLDIKWIFDSENNDLSGEILPISTAEDEAVLHSENTRLSAVSDTPLTLDEKMELTELINSGNVRLLRQKLDLLCNSHPHLVTTLAPIQEAARTYQLETVRRLLEDLPA
- the pip gene encoding prolyl aminopeptidase — encoded protein: MTATRTLYPPIEPYAHGHLDTGEGHLVYWERCGTPGGLPVVFLHGGPGGGCSPMQRRMFDPARYDILLFDQRGCGRSTPHASLENNTTWHLVADIERLREMIGVEQWVVFGGSWGSTLALAYAETHPDRVKALALRGIFTLRREELLWYYQGGGAWLYPDKWDAFLAPIPEEERDDLMAAYNRRLTGDDPVEREKAAIAWSVWEGSTLTLLPDPNMVKQHEDPVYALAFSRIENHYFVNAGWLAEGQLIRDVDRIRHIPTVIVQGRYDIATPVRTAWDLHKAWPEADFQLIDDAGHALSEPGILSALIHATDRFAEHLG
- a CDS encoding primosomal protein N' yields the protein MVQSSLLEPLPSRKRVSVLLPLPFPCALDYAVPQSLADTLAPGDVVVVPLGGRRETGVVWEETALPVDLAPPPPPEIAASRLRPIKERLDLPPLSAELRQFIDWVAAYTLAPPGMVLAMALRSHLRGEQTAPAVGWVRVGEPPESLRMTPARRAVLDALPQGAPPVTMAELTEKAGVGVSVVRGLADAGVLKSMLMGPVSPFAEPDPFHNPPVLEGDQATAATGLRARVEERVFSATLLEGVTGSGKTEIYLEAVAECLAQGRQALVLLPEIALSAQWMDRFARRFGVRPAVWHSEIGQKARRLTWAACEDGSARVIVGARSALFMPFRDLGLVIVDEEHEAVFKQEDGVTYNARDMAVVRARLAKAPIVLASATPSLETLNNVETGRYRHLVLTARHGGASMPETHLIDMRENPPPRGLFLSPVLVEAVKARLGRGEQAMLFLNRRGYAPLTLCRTCGHRMECPHCTSWLVEHRKKRVLACHYCEHTEPVPHACPTCGAEDSLTAIGPGIERITEEARSEFPDARIMVMASDTISGPAATAEAVGRISRREVDLIIGTQIVAKGWHFPHLTLVGVVDADLGLGGADLRAGERTMQLLHQVAGRAGRAEAPGEVLLQSFTPEHPVMQALVSGDFAAFMAEEADQRKPGFWPPFGRLAALIVSSENADAADNAARQLGVSAPHGNGVEVLGPVPAPIAVLRGRHRRRLLLRTHRNIAVQPILRRWLGQVTLTSAVRVDVDVDPISFM
- a CDS encoding tyrosine recombinase XerC; translated protein: MKAHDALQEFLAWMTAERGASQHTIDAYQGDLSRFLGFLTTHHGEEPTLATLGAASLSDLRAWLAHEQTQALTPRPGQRPTTRDKSARTRSRRVSALRSFFRFLARHKGVENPAPSLLATPRTKKPLPRPLPVAEALEAGEGIGMLEVNSMAQERDKALFLLLYGGGLRISEGLGLNVGDFDEALSTGVFRIRGKGNKERLVPLLPRVSEALTRWRGFHPSPSRNEPLFPGVRGGRLNAAVAQKAMRQWRKSEGLPEHATPHALRHSFATHMMEGGADLRVIQELLGHASLSTTQRYTLADEALLLDVWQKAHPRASKTAGDR
- a CDS encoding response regulator; this encodes MTRETSSRSTLLVIDDDPAALGMMDEALTNAGYSVLLAQSGDSAFEVMNRTLPDLVLVDAIMPGLSGWDVCRSMKADATLNALPVIFMTGLTEIEHVLRAFEAGATDYVTKPFHFAEVLARIEIHLIAARRIRTAHAALDSVGRRFFALDDSGELLWSTPKAAEFLAQLSSPESFSEFVRKKSEPGQVIFTSPYQNGVLRVTFIGRDGPQEWLFSIAFQLDRPEQILQEKFGLSAREAEVLLWISRGKSSRDIAEILSISPRTIDKHTEQLYNKAGFSGRAAAAAAASRLLGDVE